A window of the Cystobacter fuscus genome harbors these coding sequences:
- a CDS encoding tetratricopeptide repeat protein gives MGSLRSGAQLTHERYEQLGGVGGALARQAERLLDGLGSQGRERAKWILLDLVQVGRGVPDTRRPRTRREVFEAGGGDALSLEVLMRLSGMRTGTRDVAEEGLRLIVLSAGDEPAEQRVDLIHESLLQQVPSLADWIESERVLLERQAALEIAAQSWEHAGCPTEGLPSGSLLAHYGDAAGLSSRSGSPGRGVSERASRFLTAARGLDRRRVRLRQGLALAAMAAVVAISFSALSAYREWRRAQENLQRIVLATHQFVSDADWKLGRVAYTLEVRRAMLHKIDENLASLPHADRQLPEVREAIIATKHRLGDFAFQNESLARAEGFLDAATVEIQKGLDVRPEDEELKLLRALNHSKLGKIALARGRLDEARGHFADALAFLDRPPDHVDDDYRRTLATSYSEQGEFDLASGAAEAVERYDRAVALFEENARSGDAYEQALLADALCWRAEALHRAGRLPEAAADLERALGLARRLNEVEAGNEFIRWILSRAYLGSASMEAARGGPQTDDRYRAAEELGRGLVRGERTNKRYGLVLAQSLLEHEALLSGRGAVAQARSLRDERCGLVSAFVGMDGEDHRFDRFVCHGSPVPQGTGQ, from the coding sequence GTGGGGTCCCTGCGCAGCGGTGCCCAGCTGACCCATGAGCGATACGAGCAGCTCGGTGGAGTCGGCGGAGCCCTGGCGCGGCAGGCGGAACGGTTACTCGACGGGCTCGGCTCCCAGGGACGCGAACGCGCGAAGTGGATTCTCCTGGATCTCGTGCAGGTCGGCCGCGGTGTCCCAGACACGCGGCGGCCCCGCACCCGGCGGGAGGTATTCGAGGCCGGCGGGGGAGACGCGTTGTCGCTGGAGGTCTTGATGCGGCTCTCCGGCATGCGGACCGGGACTCGGGACGTCGCCGAGGAGGGGCTCCGGCTCATCGTGCTCTCTGCCGGAGATGAGCCCGCGGAGCAGCGTGTGGACTTGATACACGAGTCGCTCCTGCAGCAGGTTCCGTCACTCGCGGATTGGATCGAGAGCGAGCGCGTCTTGCTCGAGCGGCAGGCGGCTCTGGAGATCGCCGCGCAATCGTGGGAGCACGCAGGATGCCCGACGGAAGGGTTGCCTTCCGGCTCGTTGCTCGCGCACTACGGGGATGCGGCGGGCCTATCCTCCAGAAGCGGTTCCCCGGGCCGCGGGGTGAGCGAGCGTGCCTCCCGCTTTCTCACTGCCGCGCGAGGTCTTGATCGCCGTCGTGTCCGGCTCAGGCAGGGACTGGCACTCGCGGCGATGGCTGCGGTGGTCGCCATCTCCTTCAGCGCGCTCAGCGCCTACCGCGAGTGGCGGCGAGCTCAAGAGAATCTCCAGCGCATCGTCCTCGCCACGCACCAGTTCGTTTCCGACGCCGACTGGAAGCTTGGCAGGGTCGCTTATACGCTCGAGGTGCGGCGGGCCATGCTGCACAAGATCGACGAGAACTTGGCGTCTCTCCCGCACGCGGACCGTCAACTCCCCGAGGTTCGCGAGGCAATCATCGCAACGAAGCATCGACTCGGGGATTTCGCCTTTCAGAACGAATCGCTCGCTCGGGCTGAAGGCTTCCTGGATGCTGCGACCGTGGAGATCCAGAAGGGCCTGGACGTTCGACCGGAGGATGAGGAGCTCAAGCTGCTCCGGGCGCTGAACCACTCCAAGCTCGGGAAGATCGCGCTGGCCCGGGGCCGGCTCGACGAAGCTCGCGGCCATTTCGCTGATGCGCTCGCATTCCTGGATCGGCCGCCGGACCACGTCGATGATGACTATCGGCGGACCCTGGCGACGAGCTATTCGGAGCAAGGCGAGTTCGACTTGGCGTCCGGTGCTGCCGAAGCTGTCGAGCGGTACGACCGAGCCGTCGCTCTGTTCGAAGAGAATGCCCGGAGTGGTGATGCGTACGAGCAAGCACTCCTCGCCGATGCGCTGTGCTGGCGCGCGGAGGCACTCCATCGTGCGGGAAGACTCCCGGAGGCCGCGGCCGATCTCGAGCGTGCGCTCGGTCTTGCTCGCAGGCTGAATGAAGTGGAGGCGGGAAATGAGTTCATCCGGTGGATCCTCTCCCGCGCTTACCTCGGGTCGGCCTCGATGGAGGCGGCTCGTGGTGGGCCTCAGACGGACGACCGATATCGTGCGGCGGAGGAACTGGGGAGAGGTCTCGTCCGCGGCGAGCGAACCAACAAGCGCTATGGCCTCGTCCTGGCCCAGAGTTTGTTGGAGCATGAGGCGTTGCTGAGTGGTCGGGGAGCGGTCGCAC